Proteins encoded by one window of Chryseobacterium aquaeductus:
- a CDS encoding YihY/virulence factor BrkB family protein codes for MGIKVPGFLLKVQDFLDDIHIPLLGISLWQLFQIYFAGVFKGKIGKKAAAISWSFTLSLFPFILFLLSVIPYMPHYDKLQFYIFEVLMHNIFPSNIESDVRGYIEDNIIPNMKGISNLTILIALVFATNGTFSIINGFNENSKEKLPDVKEFILSFFITIGFVTIVFLALFGVYYSEVVLKLFTPSDNISWLVNNLSKIIGFVSFPLFFFLLLAMFYWLGTVKIIRFRQAVPGAILTTILFILTTYLFTLYMKNVARYNVLYGSIGSMILLMVWVNVNVYLLLFGNELNMALRKLRVEKLLSDEIKKEALHYQSKNQEPSFECDEEHTRSIENKLNKKDDEHKI; via the coding sequence ATGGGTATTAAGGTTCCGGGTTTTCTTTTGAAGGTTCAAGATTTTCTAGATGATATACATATTCCGCTTTTGGGAATATCACTTTGGCAGTTGTTTCAAATTTATTTTGCAGGTGTTTTTAAAGGTAAAATCGGTAAAAAAGCTGCAGCAATCTCGTGGAGTTTTACGCTGAGCCTATTTCCGTTTATTCTTTTTTTACTATCTGTAATTCCCTACATGCCGCATTATGATAAGCTACAGTTTTACATTTTTGAAGTATTGATGCACAATATTTTTCCTTCTAATATAGAAAGTGATGTGAGAGGTTACATTGAAGATAATATAATCCCCAATATGAAGGGAATAAGTAATTTAACGATTCTTATCGCACTAGTATTCGCAACAAACGGAACATTTTCTATCATCAATGGTTTTAATGAAAATTCTAAAGAAAAACTGCCTGATGTAAAAGAGTTTATTCTATCGTTTTTTATCACCATAGGTTTTGTAACCATTGTATTTTTAGCGCTTTTTGGAGTATACTATTCCGAAGTTGTTCTTAAGCTTTTCACACCTTCTGATAATATTTCGTGGCTGGTAAACAACCTTTCAAAAATTATAGGTTTTGTATCTTTTCCTTTGTTTTTCTTTTTGCTTTTGGCAATGTTTTATTGGTTGGGCACCGTGAAAATTATCAGATTCAGACAGGCTGTTCCGGGAGCAATTCTCACCACTATTTTATTTATTTTAACGACCTATCTCTTTACACTTTATATGAAAAATGTAGCACGTTACAATGTGTTATACGGCTCCATCGGGAGTATGATTTTATTGATGGTATGGGTAAATGTCAATGTTTATCTTCTATTATTCGGAAATGAGCTCAATATGGCTCTCAGAAAATTACGGGTTGAAAAACTATTATCAGACGAGATCAAGAAAGAGGCTTTGCATTATCAATCAAAGAATCAGGAACCAAGTTTTGAATGCGACGAAGAACATACACGAAGCATTGAAAATAAGCTAAATAAAAAAGATGATGAGCATAAAATCTAA
- a CDS encoding DUF4421 family protein, with amino-acid sequence MIIIKICTFTVISKDNMKSSVFFALFFGFSAIVNSQEISVSDEKKYLEDDRHKISLVGGISYVNNSFGLFYEGETFRLKPNDSFYTEFFLRYRWVDASISFAPKFVRINNDNDMKGKTKYFNLGFAFFISPKLRQYVNFNQVKGLYLEDTKRFFETVLNDEFTQELSDDFMQFLDAKYQSFTGDTSYLWFGKKENYRTYTNMTYKPLKNDFVLLTGLVYQYNLMKNTNRAKYQGLEINDTENGNSVTKDIRLTLRTGGGMQKIIGKNWYAIVEIYPQIHYGYLTDENYNEFNVGLNSYSRIGFDNGKWFFGGGAQLNWINSNNDNFYSTTNWLFRFGIGFRIKSPKFVDKQFDKIDQILK; translated from the coding sequence ATGATTATTATTAAAATCTGTACTTTTACAGTAATCAGCAAAGACAATATGAAATCTTCGGTGTTTTTTGCATTATTTTTTGGCTTTTCGGCAATTGTAAACAGTCAGGAAATCAGTGTTTCTGATGAGAAAAAATATCTTGAAGATGACCGTCACAAAATTTCACTTGTAGGCGGAATAAGCTATGTCAATAATTCTTTCGGGTTGTTTTACGAAGGTGAAACTTTTAGGCTGAAACCCAATGATTCTTTTTACACAGAATTTTTTCTTCGATATCGATGGGTGGACGCCAGTATATCTTTTGCGCCAAAGTTTGTGAGGATAAATAATGACAACGATATGAAAGGAAAAACCAAATATTTCAATCTCGGATTTGCTTTTTTTATCAGTCCGAAACTCAGACAGTACGTCAACTTTAATCAGGTAAAAGGTCTTTATTTAGAAGATACTAAAAGATTTTTTGAAACTGTCTTAAATGATGAATTTACGCAGGAACTAAGTGATGACTTCATGCAGTTTCTGGATGCTAAATATCAATCCTTTACAGGTGACACAAGTTATTTGTGGTTTGGAAAAAAAGAGAATTACAGAACGTACACTAATATGACATATAAACCGCTGAAAAATGATTTTGTTTTGCTCACAGGTTTGGTCTATCAATACAACTTGATGAAAAACACGAATCGGGCAAAGTATCAAGGTTTGGAAATAAACGATACCGAAAATGGAAATTCTGTCACCAAGGATATAAGACTGACCTTGAGAACAGGTGGCGGAATGCAAAAGATAATCGGGAAGAACTGGTATGCAATTGTAGAAATTTACCCGCAAATTCACTACGGTTATTTAACAGATGAAAATTATAATGAATTTAATGTTGGTCTCAATTCTTACTCCAGAATAGGATTCGATAACGGAAAATGGTTTTTCGGTGGCGGTGCACAACTGAACTGGATTAATAGCAATAATGATAATTTTTATTCAACTACCAATTGGTTATTTCGTTTTGGAATTGGATTTAGAATAAAATCCCCTAAATTTGTAGACAAACAGTTTGATAAAATTGATCAAATTTTAAAATAA
- a CDS encoding 23S rRNA (pseudouridine(1915)-N(3))-methyltransferase RlmH codes for MRINLLCIGKTDDKEINSLISYYLTRLPKHWNFEIVEIPDIKNAKNLSPDLLKKEEAKLFQNYIDKNDWVAILDEKGKQFTSREFSEKIDNWMNSSVKKIHILVGGAYGFSDEIYTRANEKMSLSKMTFTHQMIRLFIVEQLYRADQILQGKPYHND; via the coding sequence ATGCGCATTAATCTACTTTGCATTGGAAAAACAGATGATAAAGAAATCAATTCTCTCATCAGTTATTATCTCACCCGACTTCCCAAACACTGGAATTTTGAAATTGTAGAGATTCCCGACATTAAAAATGCTAAAAATCTTTCGCCAGATCTTTTAAAAAAAGAAGAAGCTAAATTATTTCAGAATTACATTGATAAAAATGACTGGGTTGCTATTTTAGACGAAAAGGGGAAACAGTTTACAAGCAGGGAATTTTCTGAGAAAATCGACAACTGGATGAATTCTTCTGTAAAAAAAATTCATATTTTGGTAGGCGGAGCTTATGGTTTTTCAGACGAAATATATACAAGAGCCAACGAAAAAATGTCACTTTCTAAAATGACATTTACTCACCAGATGATCCGGTTATTTATCGTTGAACAATTATATCGTGCTGACCAGATTTTGCAGGGAAAACCTTATCACAATGATTAA
- a CDS encoding tRNA (cytidine(34)-2'-O)-methyltransferase, translated as MLNIVLVEPEIPNNTGNIGRLCVGTESRLHLIHPFGFVIDDKNLKRSGLDYWVHLDVTEYANIEEWMKVIPDQSRVFLLSSHAEKSYLETDFQDGDWLVFGKESVGLSKEVLNLFENHLTIPMSKLIRSFNIANSVAFVVGEAKRQINLKI; from the coding sequence ATGTTAAACATTGTTCTTGTAGAGCCGGAAATCCCCAACAACACAGGTAATATAGGAAGATTGTGTGTAGGAACCGAAAGCAGATTACATCTTATCCATCCGTTCGGATTTGTGATAGATGATAAAAACCTCAAACGTTCCGGTTTAGATTACTGGGTGCATCTTGATGTGACAGAATATGCCAATATTGAAGAATGGATGAAAGTAATTCCTGATCAATCACGAGTTTTTCTGTTGAGTTCTCATGCTGAAAAATCGTATTTGGAAACTGATTTTCAGGACGGCGACTGGCTGGTTTTCGGGAAAGAAAGTGTGGGTTTGAGCAAGGAAGTTTTAAATCTATTTGAAAACCATTTAACGATACCGATGTCGAAACTGATCAGGAGTTTTAATATTGCAAATTCTGTGGCATTTGTAGTAGGAGAAGCGAAAAGACAGATTAATCTAAAAATTTAG
- a CDS encoding tetratricopeptide repeat protein, protein MKKHLLILTLAATSLQFFSAQDKKMAEECMQKADYKCAEEQYTKLADKEQIQKYQSEYFNNLGTAQRRLGKIPASFKSYESALKSNPLSAAVYANLGSLHNQKGNKTKALDYLNKGLQIDEENIEMYLTRSKVYENLGKKDLAEKDLNQILSFAPDNIFARTGLANLKKRNGDLEGSLKDYNQLLSEKPESLLYNGRADVYLKLKKHKEALADVNKAISIDPKFSTSYVTKAMILFDTAKDKEACASLDKAVATGYEKGALTDQYAKCVKK, encoded by the coding sequence ATGAAAAAACATTTACTCATTCTTACATTAGCGGCTACTTCGCTTCAATTTTTCTCGGCTCAGGATAAAAAAATGGCTGAAGAATGTATGCAAAAAGCTGATTACAAATGTGCAGAAGAACAGTACACCAAACTTGCTGACAAAGAACAGATTCAAAAGTATCAATCTGAATATTTCAATAATTTAGGAACGGCGCAAAGACGATTGGGCAAGATACCAGCATCTTTTAAATCTTATGAATCAGCTTTAAAATCAAATCCGCTTTCGGCTGCGGTCTATGCTAATTTAGGCTCTTTACACAATCAGAAAGGAAACAAAACCAAAGCTTTAGATTATCTCAACAAAGGCTTGCAGATCGATGAAGAAAATATAGAAATGTATCTGACGCGTTCAAAAGTGTATGAAAATTTAGGCAAGAAAGATTTAGCTGAAAAAGATTTGAACCAGATTTTGAGTTTTGCTCCCGATAATATTTTTGCAAGAACAGGTTTAGCCAATCTTAAAAAAAGAAACGGCGATCTGGAAGGTTCATTAAAAGATTACAATCAGTTACTTTCAGAAAAACCAGAATCTTTGCTATACAACGGCAGAGCTGATGTTTATCTGAAACTGAAAAAACATAAAGAGGCATTGGCTGACGTCAATAAAGCGATCTCGATCGATCCTAAATTTTCAACATCTTATGTTACAAAAGCAATGATTTTATTTGATACAGCAAAGGATAAAGAAGCGTGTGCAAGTCTTGATAAGGCTGTTGCGACAGGATATGAAAAAGGTGCTTTGACGGATCAGTATGCGAAGTGCGTCAAAAAATAA
- a CDS encoding phosphatase PAP2 family protein, whose protein sequence is MEEIILEDKKVFLYLNNLGDTPFDQFWMLISGTFIWVPLYIIFCYFLYKNFKLKSLLYILLFVAIGVTISDQLSGIFKYGVARLRPCHDPSLQSYMRIVKCGGKFGFYSAHASNTFFLASYLSFLLKDRLKWFPYVIFVWAAVVAYSRIYLGVHFPIDILVGAFVGILLGVVFSMLAKKVINKQTI, encoded by the coding sequence ATGGAAGAAATCATTCTTGAAGACAAAAAAGTGTTTCTCTATCTAAATAATTTAGGAGATACGCCGTTTGATCAATTTTGGATGTTGATTTCCGGAACATTCATTTGGGTTCCACTCTACATTATTTTCTGTTATTTTCTTTACAAGAATTTTAAACTTAAATCTTTACTTTACATACTCCTTTTTGTTGCAATCGGTGTTACAATTTCTGATCAGCTATCAGGGATTTTCAAATACGGAGTCGCTAGATTAAGACCTTGCCACGACCCAAGTTTGCAGTCTTACATGAGAATTGTAAAATGTGGCGGTAAGTTTGGTTTTTACTCTGCTCATGCTTCAAATACTTTCTTTTTAGCAAGTTATCTAAGTTTTCTCCTAAAAGATAGGCTGAAGTGGTTTCCTTATGTTATATTTGTATGGGCTGCTGTCGTAGCATACAGTCGCATATATTTAGGAGTACATTTCCCGATAGATATTTTGGTGGGTGCGTTTGTTGGAATTTTATTGGGAGTGGTATTCTCTATGCTCGCAAAAAAAGTCATCAACAAACAAACTATATAA
- a CDS encoding Sec-independent protein translocase subunit TatA/TatB — translation MELSIGEMALIAIAIVVLFGPDKLPQIARDLGSGVRKMRGAVEDIKTEIMKETDNPVSEIKREIEKVKDAAKEFDPTKNIQKEIIGAPLVDETLKLKPSDDETYEGPVSR, via the coding sequence ATGGAATTAAGCATTGGAGAAATGGCATTGATCGCCATTGCGATTGTAGTATTATTCGGACCGGATAAGCTCCCTCAGATTGCCCGAGATCTAGGATCCGGAGTGAGAAAAATGCGTGGCGCAGTGGAAGATATCAAAACCGAAATCATGAAAGAAACAGATAATCCTGTGTCTGAGATCAAACGTGAGATTGAGAAAGTGAAAGACGCTGCAAAAGAATTTGATCCTACAAAAAACATCCAAAAAGAGATTATTGGTGCACCATTAGTTGATGAAACTCTAAAGCTAAAACCTTCTGACGATGAAACTTACGAAGGGCCAGTAAGCAGGTAG
- a CDS encoding TCR/Tet family MFS transporter encodes MEKSKKKAAMSFIFITLLIDITGWGIIIPVVPALIKELIHADISEAAKYGGWLGFAYAFTQFIFSPIVGNLSDKFGRRPIILISLFGFAIDYILLALSPTIIWLFAGRIIAGITGASVTTASAYIADISTDEDRAKNFGLIGAAFGIGFIIGPVIGGVLGHYGARVPFYAAAVLCLINFIYGYFILPESLDKDKRREFSWKRANPVGSFKFLGKHPEISGLIVALILIYIAGHAVQSNWNFFTMYEFDWTERMVGISLGVVGLLVGLVQGVLIRWTTPKLGEQKSIYYGLALYALGMLLFSFATEGWMMFVFLVPYCLGGICGPALQSVITKSVPGNEQGELQGALTSLMSATSIIGPPLMTHLFYYFTHDEAPFKFSGAPFFLAFVLMTVSVAITYYAFQGKQS; translated from the coding sequence ATGGAAAAGTCGAAAAAGAAAGCCGCGATGAGCTTTATTTTCATCACCTTGCTGATCGATATTACAGGGTGGGGAATTATCATTCCGGTGGTTCCGGCATTAATCAAAGAATTGATTCATGCTGACATCAGTGAGGCTGCAAAATATGGCGGATGGCTAGGTTTCGCTTATGCTTTCACCCAATTTATTTTCTCACCAATTGTAGGGAATCTGAGTGATAAATTCGGACGAAGACCTATTATTCTGATTTCGCTTTTCGGTTTTGCGATCGACTATATTCTTTTGGCTCTGTCACCTACTATTATTTGGCTTTTTGCAGGTAGAATCATTGCTGGTATCACAGGAGCAAGTGTAACGACTGCAAGTGCCTACATTGCTGACATATCGACGGATGAGGACCGCGCCAAAAACTTTGGATTGATTGGCGCAGCATTTGGTATAGGTTTTATTATTGGGCCAGTAATCGGAGGTGTTTTGGGGCATTACGGAGCGAGAGTTCCGTTCTATGCTGCGGCAGTTTTATGTCTGATTAATTTCATTTACGGATACTTTATTCTTCCGGAAAGTTTAGATAAAGATAAAAGAAGAGAATTTAGCTGGAAACGTGCAAATCCTGTAGGTTCGTTTAAATTTTTAGGGAAACATCCTGAAATTTCGGGTTTGATCGTGGCTTTGATTTTAATTTATATTGCAGGTCATGCCGTTCAAAGCAATTGGAATTTCTTCACGATGTATGAATTTGACTGGACAGAAAGAATGGTTGGTATTTCTCTAGGTGTTGTGGGACTTTTAGTAGGTTTGGTGCAGGGTGTTCTGATCAGATGGACAACTCCAAAGCTGGGGGAGCAAAAAAGTATTTATTACGGTTTAGCTTTATACGCATTGGGAATGTTACTGTTTTCTTTTGCAACAGAAGGCTGGATGATGTTTGTTTTTCTGGTGCCATACTGTCTTGGTGGAATTTGTGGGCCTGCTTTACAATCGGTAATAACCAAGAGTGTTCCCGGAAATGAGCAAGGCGAACTTCAGGGAGCATTAACGAGTTTAATGAGTGCGACTTCTATTATCGGACCGCCATTGATGACGCATCTTTTTTATTATTTTACCCACGATGAAGCACCATTTAAATTTTCAGGAGCGCCTTTCTTTTTGGCTTTTGTTTTGATGACGGTGAGTGTTGCAATCACCTATTACGCTTTTCAGGGTAAACAGTCTTAA